CCGAGCGGAACCTGGTGCGGCTGGTGTTCCTGGACCCGGCGACGGCGGAGCTGTACCAGGACTGGGAGTGCCGGGCGTGCGAGGTGGTCAGCAACCTGCGGATGTACGCGGGCGAGCACCCGGAGGACGAGCAGCTGTCCGCGCTGGTCGGTGAGCTGTCGGTGAAGAACGAGGAGTTCCGGCAGCTGTGGGCGGCGCACACCGTGGCGGACAAGACGCACGGCGTGAAGCGGCTGCGGCACCCGCTGGTGGGCGAGCTGAGCCTGGCGTTCGAGACCCTGCGGCTGCCGGACGACGGGGAACAGGCGCTGGTGGTCTTCCACGCGGCCCCCGGCTCGCCGTCCTCCGACGCCCTCGCCCTGCTGTCGTCGTGGTCCACGCCCGCGGATCCGGCGGCCGGGGCGGCGGGCGGGACGGGACCGGAGCCGGAGACCGCGTCGGCGCCGGCCCCGAAGCCCTCCTAGGCCGGCTCCGCGCGCGGCCCCGGGGCGGCGGGGCCGCCCCCCGCCTCAGGGGTCCTCCGTCACGGGTTCTCGGTCACGGTGACCTTGCCCCGCCGGATGGTCGCCACCCTCGGCGCCCGCTTCGCCAGGGCGCTGTCGTGGGTGACCATGACGAAGGTCAGGCCGTGCTCCTTCCACAGCCCCTCCAGCAGCTCCATGACCTCGTCCCGCATGGACTCGTCGAGGTTGCCGGTCGGCT
Above is a window of Streptomyces subrutilus DNA encoding:
- a CDS encoding helix-turn-helix domain-containing protein: MDQLDQRAELGEFLRSRRARLRPEDVGLPDYGRHRRVPGLRREELAQLAGVSVAYYTRLEQGNGHNVSAEVLDAIARALRLDDTECTHLTHLARPRTRKQRSRPHRPQQVRPALRTLMDAMDGVPAYLVGHRQDVIGWNRLAAAVFGDFGALPASERNLVRLVFLDPATAELYQDWECRACEVVSNLRMYAGEHPEDEQLSALVGELSVKNEEFRQLWAAHTVADKTHGVKRLRHPLVGELSLAFETLRLPDDGEQALVVFHAAPGSPSSDALALLSSWSTPADPAAGAAGGTGPEPETASAPAPKPS